The window GATCTCTTCCCTACGATGTGCCGGTGACCAGTACCGCGACGCCGCCGCCCAGCCCCGCGGGGGCCCCGCCCGCCTCCTGGGCGGGACGCGAAGATGAGCCGCCCACCTGGCTGCGCCGGCTGCGCGGCTTCGGCTACGTGCCGCCCGCCGCCGCGTCCGCGCGCGCGGACGTCCGCACCCGCCTGGTGCCCCCGTACACCCGGCCGTCCAAGCAGCTGTGGATGACCTTCGGGCTGCCGCCCGAGGTGTGGGGGACCTGGCAGCGGATCGTCTCGTGGGTGGGGCCGCTGCTGGTGGCGGCGGTCGCCGGGGTGCTGCGGTTCGTGCACCTGGGCAGCCCGAAGGCGGTGATATTCGACGAGACGTACTACGCCAAGGACGCCTGGGCCACGATCAAGCAGGGCTACGAGGCCAGCTGGCCCAAGGACATCGACAAGTCGATCCTCGCCAACCCGGCCGGGGTCGCCCTCCCGGCGGATCCGGGCTACGTCGTGCACCCGCCCGTCGGCAAATGGGTGATCGGGCTGGGCGAGTGGATGTTCGGCTTCACGCCCTTCGGCTGGCGGTTCATGACCGCCGTGCTCGGCACCCTGTCGGTGCTGATGCTGTGCCGGATCGGCCGCCGCCTCTTCCGCTCGACCTTCCTGGGCTGCCTGGCGGGAGCGCTGCTCGCGGTGGACGGCCTGCACCTGGTGATGAGCCGCACCGCGCTGCTCGACCTGGTGCTGATGTTCTTCGTGCTCGCCGCCTTCGGGGCCCTGCTGATCGACCGTGACCGGGCCCGGGCCCGGCTCGCCGACGCGCTGCCGGTCGATCCGGAGGGCCGGACCGGACCCGACGCGAGGATCGCCGAGACCCTGCGGCTGGGGTGGCGGCCGTACCGGATCCTGGCGGGCGTCTGTCTGGGTCTGGCCGCGGGCACGAAGTGGAACGGCTTCGTCGTCCTCGCCTTCTTCGGCATCCTGACCGTGCTGTGGGACGCCGCCGCGCGCCGCACCGCGGGCGCGGGAGCCCCGTACGCCGCGATGCTGCGGCGCGACGCGCTGCCCGCCTTCGTGTCCACCGTCCCGGTCGCGATCGTGACGTACGTGGCCTCGTGGTCGGGCTGGATCTTCAGCCCGGACAACGGCAAGGGCGGCTACCTGCGCGACTGGGCCGCCAAGCACGACCAGGGCAGTTCGCTCGGGTTCCTGCCGGAGTGGCTGCGCAGCCTGTGGCACTACGAGACCGAGGTCTACAACTTCCACGTCGGCCTGACCTCGGGGCACACCTACGAGTCCAACCCGTGGAGCTGGCTGG is drawn from Streptomyces sp. NBC_01232 and contains these coding sequences:
- a CDS encoding dolichyl-phosphate-mannose--protein mannosyltransferase: MTSTATPPPSPAGAPPASWAGREDEPPTWLRRLRGFGYVPPAAASARADVRTRLVPPYTRPSKQLWMTFGLPPEVWGTWQRIVSWVGPLLVAAVAGVLRFVHLGSPKAVIFDETYYAKDAWATIKQGYEASWPKDIDKSILANPAGVALPADPGYVVHPPVGKWVIGLGEWMFGFTPFGWRFMTAVLGTLSVLMLCRIGRRLFRSTFLGCLAGALLAVDGLHLVMSRTALLDLVLMFFVLAAFGALLIDRDRARARLADALPVDPEGRTGPDARIAETLRLGWRPYRILAGVCLGLAAGTKWNGFVVLAFFGILTVLWDAAARRTAGAGAPYAAMLRRDALPAFVSTVPVAIVTYVASWSGWIFSPDNGKGGYLRDWAAKHDQGSSLGFLPEWLRSLWHYETEVYNFHVGLTSGHTYESNPWSWLVLGRPVSYFYESPEPGTDGCPATQAGKCAREVLALGTPLLWWAGCFALLYVLWRWFFRRDWRAGAIACGLAAGLLPWFNYQERTIFYFYAVVFVPYLCLAVAMMIGALLGPAGSSERRRALGAIGAGVLVLLIAWNFIYFWPIYTGQTLPMDSWRGRMWLDTWV